A stretch of Mucilaginibacter terrae DNA encodes these proteins:
- a CDS encoding 5'-nucleotidase, lipoprotein e(P4) family, whose protein sequence is MKRLLSIIIILIALLEACTTTKSTIQTSSTSTVNNGKVWASLWQQRAAEYRALCFQAYNTAKFRLDEALKQSNGRPLAVVTDIDETVLDNSPYDAQRAINNQEYDSATWKQWTAKAACDTVAGAPSFFKYAASKGVAVFYITNRDEDERAGTVKNLQRYNMPFTDNEHVILKSGSSSKESRRLEVLKKYNIVLLCGDNLPDFDKLYDNHPTEESRNAATTQLTNAFGSKYIVLPNPSYGDWEGALFKFNYGLKAAQKDSVIKAKTRFDK, encoded by the coding sequence ATGAAAAGATTACTCTCCATCATCATTATACTTATTGCCCTTTTAGAAGCCTGCACAACTACCAAATCAACTATTCAAACTTCCTCAACATCAACGGTTAATAATGGCAAGGTTTGGGCATCATTATGGCAGCAGCGGGCGGCTGAGTACAGGGCTTTGTGTTTTCAAGCTTATAATACCGCTAAATTTAGATTGGATGAAGCTTTAAAACAATCAAACGGTAGACCTTTAGCAGTAGTTACCGATATTGACGAAACGGTGCTGGATAATAGTCCTTACGATGCACAGCGCGCTATTAATAACCAGGAATACGATTCAGCCACCTGGAAACAATGGACCGCCAAGGCCGCTTGTGATACCGTGGCGGGTGCGCCATCTTTTTTTAAGTATGCAGCCAGCAAAGGTGTGGCGGTGTTTTACATTACCAACCGCGATGAGGATGAGCGTGCCGGTACGGTTAAAAACCTTCAACGTTATAATATGCCCTTTACTGATAATGAGCATGTGATATTAAAATCAGGAAGCTCGAGCAAGGAGAGCCGCCGTTTGGAGGTGCTGAAAAAATACAACATCGTGCTGCTTTGCGGCGATAACCTGCCCGATTTTGATAAGCTATACGATAATCACCCTACTGAAGAAAGCCGTAATGCCGCCACCACCCAACTAACTAATGCATTTGGCAGCAAATACATTGTTTTACCCAACCCATCATACGGCGATTGGGAAGGCGCTTTGTTCAAATTCAATTATGGCTTAAAGGCTGCTCAAAAAGATTCGGTTATTAAGGCTAAAACCCGTTTCGATAAGTAA
- a CDS encoding bifunctional YncE family protein/alkaline phosphatase family protein, whose amino-acid sequence MNKTFLASAVLSLFALQVWAQMPGKTSTGQVQLPNGWRLSPAGRSLPLGDLPLNIQLSASGKYMAVTNNGQSTQSIQLIDPKTESLLDQRVVAKSWYGLVFSKDEKFLYASGGNDNWIYRFSLENNKLNKPDTLRLGKPWPNKVEPAGIAVNKANTQLFTVTKEDSSLYVLNPQTGKIINQVKLAAEAYSCLLSADEKTLYISLWGGGKVAVYDLASQKIIKSIATQSHPNELLLNKKNTLLYVANANDNSVSVINTQTQKVIETISASLYPTRLTGSTTNGLALSANGKTLYIANADNNCLAVFDVSIAGNSKSRGFIPVGWYPTNVKTLGNKILVSNGKGFASMANPNGPQPVRKTDNSGHHVGSINSRDQYIGGLFKGTLSFIDAPKPEQLKLYTTQVYANTPFNTDKEKMAPGEANNPIPRKAGQKSPMKYVFYIIKENRTYDQVLGDLPQGNGDTSLCIFGKQVTPNHHAIATEFALMDNFYVDAEVSADGHNWSTAAYATDFVEKNWPTSYGNRGGTYDYEGTRTAAYPRDGFIWDYCKRAGLSYRTYGEFGEYGKTSLKSLRGHVAPKSPGFDMDIKDVVRYEAWAQDFDSLLAVNAVPRFNTIRISNDHTSGQKKGKYSPIAAVADNDQAIGMFLEHLSKSPVWKESVVFILEDDAQNGPDHVDAHRSPVFVAGPYVKRKAVLHQMYSTSSVLRTMELILGLPPMSQYDAAAMPMFECFTSTPDFTPYISKAALVNLEQRNVANNASSRRSEFFNFAKEDAIPDLELNEVVWKFVKGENAVMPAPKRSAFVMLEAKKKRDDDDD is encoded by the coding sequence ATGAACAAGACATTTTTGGCAAGCGCCGTATTATCGTTATTTGCATTACAAGTATGGGCGCAAATGCCCGGTAAAACTTCAACCGGGCAGGTTCAGCTACCCAATGGCTGGAGACTGAGTCCGGCAGGGCGTTCATTGCCCCTGGGCGATTTGCCGCTGAACATCCAGCTTTCGGCCTCGGGCAAATATATGGCGGTAACCAACAACGGCCAAAGCACGCAATCCATCCAGCTTATCGACCCTAAAACCGAATCCCTGCTCGATCAGCGCGTGGTAGCCAAATCATGGTATGGCCTTGTTTTTAGTAAAGACGAAAAATTCTTGTACGCATCGGGTGGTAACGATAACTGGATATATCGCTTCAGCCTCGAAAACAATAAACTGAACAAACCCGATACCCTGCGTTTGGGTAAGCCCTGGCCTAACAAGGTTGAGCCTGCGGGTATAGCGGTTAACAAGGCCAACACGCAGCTGTTCACCGTAACTAAAGAAGACAGTAGTTTGTATGTGCTCAACCCGCAAACGGGCAAAATCATCAACCAGGTAAAACTGGCTGCCGAGGCCTACAGCTGCTTGCTGAGCGCCGATGAGAAAACCCTGTACATATCATTATGGGGAGGCGGCAAGGTGGCGGTTTATGATTTGGCATCGCAAAAAATAATTAAGAGCATTGCTACGCAAAGTCACCCTAATGAGTTGCTGCTTAATAAAAAGAATACACTGTTATATGTGGCCAATGCTAATGACAACAGCGTGTCGGTAATTAACACGCAAACGCAAAAAGTTATCGAAACCATATCGGCCAGCCTTTACCCAACCCGCTTAACAGGGTCAACCACCAACGGTTTGGCCCTATCGGCCAATGGCAAAACGTTGTACATTGCCAATGCCGATAATAACTGTTTGGCCGTGTTTGATGTAAGCATTGCGGGTAACAGCAAAAGCCGTGGTTTTATACCGGTGGGCTGGTATCCAACCAACGTAAAAACGCTGGGCAACAAAATACTGGTATCAAACGGTAAGGGCTTTGCCTCCATGGCCAACCCTAACGGACCGCAGCCTGTGCGCAAAACCGATAACAGCGGTCATCACGTAGGCTCCATCAACAGTCGCGACCAGTATATTGGCGGCCTGTTTAAAGGCACCCTGTCGTTTATTGATGCGCCCAAGCCCGAGCAGTTAAAGCTATACACCACGCAGGTTTACGCCAATACCCCGTTTAATACGGATAAGGAAAAAATGGCTCCGGGAGAAGCCAATAACCCTATACCACGTAAGGCGGGCCAAAAATCGCCCATGAAGTATGTGTTTTACATTATTAAAGAAAACCGTACGTATGACCAGGTTTTGGGCGATTTGCCACAAGGTAACGGCGATACCTCGCTTTGTATTTTTGGCAAGCAGGTTACGCCTAACCACCACGCCATAGCAACCGAGTTTGCCCTGATGGATAACTTTTACGTAGATGCCGAAGTAAGTGCCGACGGGCATAACTGGAGCACTGCCGCCTACGCAACCGATTTTGTGGAAAAGAACTGGCCAACCAGCTACGGCAACCGCGGTGGAACTTATGATTACGAAGGTACCCGCACGGCGGCCTACCCGCGCGATGGTTTTATATGGGATTACTGTAAACGTGCAGGCCTCAGCTACCGCACTTATGGCGAGTTTGGCGAATATGGAAAAACCAGTTTAAAATCATTGAGAGGGCACGTGGCACCAAAGTCGCCGGGTTTTGATATGGATATTAAGGATGTGGTACGTTACGAGGCCTGGGCACAGGATTTTGACTCGTTACTGGCCGTGAACGCCGTGCCAAGGTTTAACACCATCCGTATATCTAACGACCATACCAGCGGGCAAAAAAAAGGCAAGTATTCGCCCATTGCCGCTGTGGCCGATAATGACCAGGCCATAGGCATGTTTTTGGAGCATTTGTCAAAAAGCCCGGTTTGGAAGGAGTCGGTTGTGTTTATATTGGAAGATGATGCCCAAAACGGGCCCGACCATGTGGATGCGCACCGCTCACCGGTATTTGTGGCCGGTCCGTATGTAAAACGTAAAGCAGTATTGCATCAAATGTATTCAACCTCGAGTGTGCTGCGTACCATGGAGCTTATTTTAGGTTTGCCGCCTATGAGCCAGTACGATGCTGCCGCCATGCCTATGTTTGAGTGCTTTACCTCAACGCCCGATTTTACACCGTATATAAGCAAAGCTGCCTTAGTTAACCTGGAGCAACGCAACGTAGCCAATAACGCAAGCAGCCGCCGGTCGGAGTTCTTTAATTTTGCCAAAGAAGATGCCATCCCCGACCTGGAACTGAACGAAGTGGTATGGAAATTTGTAAAAGGCGAAAACGCTGTAATGCCCGCTCCTAAACGCAGTGCTTTTGTAATGCTCGAAGCCAAAAAGAAACGCGACGATGATGATGATTAA
- a CDS encoding aldose 1-epimerase family protein, giving the protein MVTIENEYLKATISSKGGQLTSLINKATQTEHMWQADAQIWPWHAPNLFPIVGGLVNNELHVDAQTYNLPRHGFARQSTFIVAEANPHHADFMLHSTAETLAVYPYKFAFHILYDLIDNALRITYKVINLDSKAIYFSVGGHPAFNVPFGGEGNYEDYYLEFEVAEKLESHLLSAEGYFTGETIPVELNGNKLPLTRSLFDNDALVFKNIKSKSVTIKSTQNEQGLTVEYPHYKHLGIWAKPGADFVCIEPWLGYADDVTPATDISVKPAIQKLEKGHVFEAPYYISI; this is encoded by the coding sequence ATGGTTACCATCGAAAACGAATATTTGAAAGCCACCATCAGCAGCAAGGGCGGCCAGCTTACCTCATTAATTAATAAAGCTACCCAAACGGAGCATATGTGGCAGGCCGACGCGCAAATATGGCCCTGGCATGCACCAAACCTGTTCCCTATAGTGGGCGGACTGGTAAATAACGAGCTGCATGTTGATGCCCAAACTTATAATTTGCCCCGCCATGGTTTTGCCCGGCAATCAACCTTTATTGTTGCCGAAGCTAACCCACACCATGCCGATTTTATGCTGCATTCCACTGCCGAAACGTTGGCGGTATACCCATATAAATTTGCTTTTCATATACTTTATGATTTGATTGATAATGCCCTGCGCATTACTTATAAGGTAATTAACCTCGATAGCAAAGCCATTTACTTTTCGGTAGGAGGGCACCCGGCTTTTAATGTGCCGTTTGGCGGCGAGGGAAATTATGAAGATTATTATCTTGAATTTGAAGTTGCTGAAAAGCTGGAATCGCACCTTTTAAGTGCTGAAGGTTATTTTACCGGCGAAACCATACCGGTTGAATTAAATGGTAATAAACTGCCACTTACACGCAGCCTGTTTGATAACGATGCGCTGGTGTTTAAAAATATCAAATCAAAATCGGTTACTATAAAATCAACCCAAAACGAGCAAGGGTTAACGGTTGAATATCCGCACTATAAACACTTGGGCATATGGGCCAAACCCGGAGCCGATTTTGTGTGCATTGAGCCTTGGTTGGGTTATGCCGATGATGTAACCCCGGCAACCGACATTAGCGTTAAACCGGCCATACAAAAACTGGAAAAAGGACATGTTTTTGAGGCACCTTACTACATCAGTATTTAA
- a CDS encoding DNA gyrase/topoisomerase IV subunit A, with translation MSDTLDTNEPEANQPEANNETMHNVVPLDGLYENWFLDYASYVILDRAVPHIYDGLKPVQRRILHSLKEMDDGRFNKAANVIGNTMKYHPHGDASIGDAMVQIGQKNLLIDCQGNWGDPITGDSAAAPRYIEARLTKFALEVVFNPDTTQWQASYDGRNREPITLPVKFPLLLAQGADGIAVGLATKILPHNFIELIDAAIEVLRGNRPNLLPDFLTGGMADATNYNEGQRGGKVRVRAKIIEKDKKTLVITEVPYSTTTGGLIDSIISANDKGKIKIKKIEDNTAQNVEIVVHLAPGISPDVTIDALYAFTDCEVSISPNTCIIQDDKPHFMSVNDVLIQSANHTKYLLKRELEIRLNDLKEKIFFSSLLKIFIQEGMYKHPDYETSGNFDAVVEVLNRLFEPFFPQFYRTILPEDYKKLIDKPMSSITRFDVKKADEQMKALEAEIKEVNHHLKHLTDYAIAWFAKLKEKYGKGRERKTELRTFDKVEAAQVALANVKLYVNKQDGFIGSGIKRDENVEFVCDCSDIDEIIVFREDGKCMITKMQDKAFVGKNILHVAVFKKNDERTVYNMIYKDGESGVTYIKRFSVVGVTRDKEYDLTKGTKGTRVLHFSANPNGEAEVVTVQLKPHSKLKKLQFDQDFAEIGIKGRGSMGNQVTKYPVKKILFKSKGVSTLAGRKIWYDDVLKRLNVDGRGRYLGEFDGEDKILTILSNGVYELTGFELSNHFDDKMTVIEKYDPEKVYSVIHYDGKSKNYLVKRFVFENIVIGKQASFISEEPGSKLIIISGAAQVVVKVEQLKGKAQTPELAELNLVDLIDVKGMKAMGNRLSAHTIQTVELIAEHDDAEDVPDPAPESVTDTQVIEDNTNPAEPKPIPDATPDQAAKKVDFEITNPDDIDLDKDNGQLGLF, from the coding sequence ATGTCAGATACTTTAGATACCAACGAGCCCGAGGCAAACCAACCCGAAGCCAATAACGAAACCATGCACAACGTAGTACCGCTCGACGGCCTTTACGAAAACTGGTTTTTAGATTACGCCTCGTACGTTATTCTCGATCGTGCCGTTCCGCATATTTATGATGGCTTAAAGCCTGTGCAGCGCCGTATTCTGCACTCGTTAAAAGAAATGGACGACGGGCGCTTTAACAAGGCCGCCAACGTTATTGGTAACACTATGAAGTATCACCCCCACGGCGATGCTTCTATTGGCGATGCCATGGTGCAAATTGGTCAAAAGAACTTATTGATAGATTGTCAGGGAAACTGGGGCGACCCCATCACGGGCGACTCGGCCGCGGCACCACGTTATATTGAGGCGCGCTTAACCAAATTTGCCCTCGAGGTTGTGTTTAACCCCGATACCACGCAGTGGCAAGCCAGTTATGATGGCCGTAACCGCGAGCCTATTACCCTGCCGGTAAAGTTCCCCTTGCTGTTGGCCCAGGGAGCCGATGGTATTGCCGTAGGTTTGGCTACCAAAATTTTACCGCACAACTTTATAGAGCTGATTGATGCTGCCATTGAAGTGCTGCGCGGCAACCGCCCCAACCTGCTGCCCGACTTTTTAACCGGCGGCATGGCCGATGCTACCAACTATAACGAAGGTCAGCGTGGTGGAAAGGTACGGGTACGTGCAAAAATTATTGAAAAGGATAAGAAAACCCTGGTAATTACCGAGGTTCCATATAGCACCACTACCGGTGGCTTGATCGATAGCATTATATCAGCAAATGATAAAGGCAAGATCAAGATCAAAAAAATTGAGGATAATACCGCCCAGAATGTTGAAATAGTAGTGCATCTGGCGCCCGGCATATCGCCCGATGTAACTATTGATGCGCTGTACGCATTTACTGATTGCGAGGTATCTATATCGCCCAATACATGTATTATACAGGATGATAAGCCGCATTTTATGAGTGTGAACGATGTGCTTATTCAAAGCGCCAATCACACTAAATACCTTTTAAAGCGTGAGCTCGAAATACGCCTCAATGATTTAAAGGAAAAGATATTCTTTAGCTCATTGCTTAAAATATTCATTCAGGAAGGGATGTACAAGCACCCCGACTATGAAACATCGGGCAATTTTGATGCTGTGGTAGAAGTTTTGAACCGTTTGTTCGAACCGTTCTTTCCGCAGTTTTACCGTACTATTCTTCCGGAGGATTACAAGAAGCTTATTGATAAACCAATGAGCAGCATTACCCGCTTCGACGTGAAGAAAGCGGATGAACAGATGAAAGCCCTCGAGGCCGAAATTAAAGAGGTAAACCACCACCTTAAACACCTTACCGATTACGCCATTGCCTGGTTTGCAAAGCTTAAAGAAAAGTATGGCAAAGGCCGCGAACGCAAAACCGAGCTGCGCACCTTTGATAAGGTAGAAGCAGCACAAGTAGCTTTGGCTAATGTAAAACTATACGTTAATAAGCAAGACGGCTTTATAGGCTCGGGCATTAAACGCGACGAGAACGTGGAGTTTGTTTGCGATTGTTCGGACATTGATGAGATCATCGTGTTTCGCGAGGATGGTAAGTGCATGATCACCAAAATGCAGGATAAGGCATTTGTGGGTAAAAACATCTTGCATGTAGCCGTATTTAAAAAGAACGACGAGCGCACCGTGTACAACATGATATATAAGGACGGCGAAAGCGGTGTTACCTACATCAAGCGTTTCTCGGTAGTGGGCGTAACGCGCGACAAGGAATACGATTTAACCAAAGGTACTAAAGGCACTCGTGTATTGCATTTTTCGGCTAATCCTAACGGCGAGGCTGAAGTGGTTACCGTGCAGCTTAAACCGCATAGCAAGCTTAAAAAGCTACAGTTTGACCAGGATTTTGCCGAAATAGGTATCAAAGGCCGCGGCTCGATGGGTAACCAGGTGACCAAGTACCCGGTTAAAAAGATCTTATTTAAATCTAAAGGTGTATCAACACTGGCCGGCCGTAAAATATGGTACGATGATGTGCTTAAACGCTTGAACGTTGATGGCCGTGGCCGTTACTTAGGCGAGTTTGACGGAGAGGACAAAATCCTTACCATTTTATCAAACGGTGTTTACGAATTAACCGGCTTTGAGCTCAGCAATCATTTTGATGATAAAATGACGGTGATCGAGAAGTACGATCCGGAGAAGGTTTACTCCGTAATACACTATGATGGTAAATCCAAAAATTACCTGGTTAAGCGTTTTGTGTTCGAAAATATTGTAATTGGCAAACAAGCCAGCTTTATTAGCGAAGAACCTGGTTCAAAACTCATTATAATTTCGGGCGCAGCGCAGGTAGTGGTTAAGGTAGAGCAACTAAAAGGCAAAGCCCAAACACCAGAGTTAGCCGAGCTTAACCTCGTAGATTTAATTGACGTTAAGGGAATGAAGGCCATGGGCAACCGCCTTTCGGCACATACCATACAAACGGTTGAGCTGATAGCCGAGCACGATGATGCTGAAGATGTGCCCGACCCGGCGCCAGAATCGGTAACGGATACGCAGGTAATTGAAGATAATACCAATCCTGCCGAACCAAAACCGATACCCGATGCCACGCCCGATCAAGCGGCTAAAAAAGTTGATTTCGAAATAACTAACCCCGATGATATAGATCTGGATAAAGACAACGGGCAGTTAGGATTATTTTAA
- a CDS encoding YdeI/OmpD-associated family protein — MVTYNAIILKFADQGEKTGWTYVDVPADVAQQLKPGNKKSFRVRGTLDSFPIAGVALMPMGEGNFILTLNADMRKGVRKSKGAMLQVSLEEDVDFKLIVPDDLHDCLADDPDGLDYFNSLLESHRRYFVNWLNSAKTEPTRIKRMAMICHAMANRMDYGQMIRAGRDRTF, encoded by the coding sequence ATGGTAACGTATAATGCCATCATCTTAAAATTTGCCGATCAGGGCGAAAAAACCGGGTGGACTTATGTTGACGTTCCGGCCGATGTTGCCCAGCAATTAAAGCCCGGCAATAAAAAATCGTTCCGGGTTAGGGGTACTTTAGATAGTTTCCCTATTGCAGGTGTGGCGCTCATGCCCATGGGCGAGGGTAATTTTATCCTGACCTTAAATGCCGATATGCGCAAAGGGGTACGCAAAAGCAAAGGAGCCATGTTGCAGGTTAGTTTAGAAGAAGATGTTGATTTTAAACTAATAGTGCCCGATGATTTGCACGACTGCCTGGCCGATGACCCGGATGGGTTGGATTATTTTAACAGCTTGCTCGAATCGCACCGCCGGTATTTTGTAAACTGGCTAAACAGCGCAAAAACCGAGCCTACCCGAATAAAGCGCATGGCCATGATATGCCACGCCATGGCCAACCGTATGGATTACGGGCAAATGATAAGGGCGGGTAGAGATCGCACTTTTTAA
- a CDS encoding nuclear transport factor 2 family protein translates to MKTLKSIVLGVALLVSANIVKADEPAVAKLTKSFAIDAYVNSTTLGQNADLNNVVDNNAKFNILRGKQVVSFTKGDMIKFSKENKNVRQDCKTSVTEVESNDDMSIVKVDMNYGTFTRTNYVTIANTGDGWKITNVYSVFK, encoded by the coding sequence ATGAAAACCTTAAAATCAATAGTATTAGGCGTAGCTTTATTAGTATCAGCCAACATAGTTAAAGCCGACGAACCTGCCGTAGCTAAATTAACAAAATCTTTTGCTATCGACGCTTATGTGAACAGCACCACCTTAGGCCAAAACGCCGATTTGAACAATGTGGTAGACAATAATGCCAAATTCAACATCCTACGTGGCAAACAGGTGGTGAGCTTCACTAAAGGTGATATGATCAAGTTTTCGAAAGAAAACAAAAATGTGCGCCAGGATTGTAAAACTTCTGTAACCGAAGTTGAAAGCAATGACGATATGAGCATTGTAAAAGTTGATATGAACTACGGCACTTTCACTCGCACCAACTATGTAACTATTGCCAACACAGGTGATGGCTGGAAAATTACCAACGTATACTCAGTATTTAAATAA
- a CDS encoding nuclear transport factor 2 family protein, whose translation MKTLKSIVLGVALLVSANIVKADEPAVAKLTKSFAIDAYVNSTTLGQNADLNNVVDNNAKFNILRGKQVVSFTKGDMIKFSKENKNVRQDCKTSVTEVEGNDDMSIVKVEMNYGTFTRTNYVTIANTGDGWKITNVYSVFK comes from the coding sequence ATGAAAACCTTAAAATCAATAGTATTAGGCGTAGCTTTATTAGTATCAGCCAACATAGTTAAAGCCGACGAACCTGCCGTAGCTAAACTAACAAAATCGTTCGCTATCGACGCTTATGTGAACAGCACCACCTTAGGCCAAAACGCCGATTTGAACAATGTGGTAGACAATAATGCCAAATTCAACATCCTGCGTGGCAAACAGGTAGTGAGCTTCACTAAAGGTGATATGATCAAGTTTTCGAAAGAAAACAAAAATGTGCGCCAGGATTGTAAAACTTCGGTAACCGAAGTTGAAGGCAACGACGATATGAGCATTGTTAAAGTAGAAATGAACTATGGCACTTTCACTCGCACCAACTATGTAACTATTGCCAACACCGGTGATGGCTGGAAAATTACCAACGTATACTCAGTATTTAAATAA
- a CDS encoding nuclear transport factor 2 family protein → MKTLKSLVLGLALLVTANIVKADEPVIAKLTKSFAVNTYVNTMTLGQIAGLSDVVDHSAKFNILRGKQVLSFSKADMMKFAGENKNVQQNCKTTVTEVESNDDMSIVKVDMNYGTFTRTNYVTIANTGEGWKITNVYSVFK, encoded by the coding sequence ATGAAAACCTTAAAATCACTTGTATTAGGCTTAGCCTTATTAGTAACAGCAAACATTGTTAAAGCCGACGAACCTGTTATTGCAAAATTAACCAAATCATTTGCGGTTAACACCTATGTAAACACCATGACCTTAGGCCAAATTGCCGGCTTAAGTGATGTAGTAGACCACAGCGCAAAATTCAACATACTGCGCGGTAAACAAGTATTGAGCTTTAGTAAAGCCGATATGATGAAATTTGCCGGCGAAAACAAAAACGTTCAGCAAAATTGTAAAACCACAGTTACCGAGGTGGAAAGCAATGATGATATGAGCATTGTAAAAGTTGATATGAACTACGGCACCTTTACCCGTACCAACTACGTAACCATTGCCAACACTGGCGAAGGCTGGAAAATCACCAATGTGTATTCAGTTTTTAAATAA
- a CDS encoding cytidine deaminase — MISHEIKIAFEEYHTFEELNDTDKALCLEAEKALAGSHSPYSNFSVGAALRLKSGRIIYGSNQENAAYPSGLCAERVALFTWGANFANDPIEAMAVTAHTDKFTINKPITPCGSCLQVLAEYEKKQAASIRTLLYCRNGAVWATQGADSFLPFMFFEDRLAAVPV, encoded by the coding sequence ATGATTAGTCACGAAATAAAAATAGCTTTTGAAGAGTATCACACCTTTGAAGAGCTAAACGATACAGATAAAGCTTTGTGCCTTGAGGCCGAAAAAGCACTTGCCGGGTCGCACTCGCCGTATTCAAATTTTAGTGTAGGGGCAGCATTGCGCTTAAAAAGCGGGCGCATTATTTATGGCAGCAACCAGGAAAATGCGGCTTACCCGTCGGGCTTGTGTGCCGAGCGGGTTGCCTTGTTTACCTGGGGTGCCAATTTTGCTAACGACCCTATTGAAGCGATGGCGGTTACCGCCCATACCGATAAGTTTACGATCAATAAACCTATTACACCCTGCGGTTCATGCTTACAGGTACTGGCCGAATACGAAAAGAAACAGGCTGCATCCATACGCACCCTGTTATATTGCCGCAACGGCGCCGTATGGGCCACCCAGGGCGCCGATAGCTTTTTGCCCTTCATGTTTTTTGAAGACCGGCTGGCCGCAGTACCGGTATAA
- a CDS encoding cryptochrome/photolyase family protein has protein sequence MAKTLRLILGDQLNSKHSWYKQVDNDVIYIMLEVMQEQQYVKHHIQKILAFFAAMRNFAHQLTQKGHEVIYIKLNDKANQQDFAQNIKHIITKGKIKRFEYQLPDEYRLDEQLKQLCNELDIETATANTEHFLTERFDVRDFFGDKKGYRMENFYRHMRQKLHILMQGDEPLDNRWNFDADNRKKYDGKVLLQDALVFDHDVAELKQMIDEMQVPYFGNIDEKRLEWPLSREEALKALKYFCESLLLHFGTYEDAMLQSHTSLFHSRMSFIMNVKMLSPAEVVGTVLRYYEKHKTEIALAQVEGYVRQIIGWREFMRGVYWAQMPGYEQKNFFEHQTHIPHWFWDANTKMNCLSKCIGQSLDHAWAHHIQRLMVIGNFGLLAGIHPDDMDAWYLGVYIDAIQWVEITNTRGMSQFADGGIIASKPYVASAAYINKMSDYCKNCHYDYKKKHGDRACPYNSLYWNFFDRNANKLQKNPRIGMAYVTLNKMKPDEREKIMQQAEVYLNDMNNL, from the coding sequence ATGGCCAAAACCCTCCGTTTAATTCTGGGCGATCAACTCAATAGTAAGCATAGCTGGTATAAGCAGGTTGATAATGATGTGATTTACATAATGCTCGAGGTAATGCAGGAGCAGCAATATGTAAAACACCATATACAAAAGATACTTGCTTTTTTTGCTGCCATGCGCAATTTTGCCCACCAGCTCACGCAAAAAGGCCATGAGGTAATTTACATTAAGCTTAATGATAAAGCCAATCAGCAAGACTTTGCCCAAAACATTAAGCACATCATCACCAAGGGAAAAATTAAGCGGTTTGAATACCAACTGCCCGATGAATACCGGCTGGATGAACAGTTAAAGCAGCTTTGCAATGAACTGGATATTGAAACCGCCACTGCCAATACCGAACACTTTTTAACCGAACGTTTTGACGTACGCGATTTTTTTGGCGATAAAAAGGGTTATCGTATGGAAAACTTTTACCGCCACATGCGTCAAAAGCTACACATATTGATGCAGGGTGATGAACCGCTGGATAACCGGTGGAACTTTGATGCCGATAACCGTAAAAAGTATGATGGCAAAGTGCTATTACAAGATGCCCTGGTATTTGATCATGATGTTGCCGAACTAAAGCAAATGATTGATGAGATGCAGGTACCCTATTTCGGTAATATTGATGAAAAGCGTTTGGAGTGGCCGCTATCGCGCGAAGAAGCGCTTAAAGCATTAAAATACTTTTGCGAAAGCCTCTTGCTTCACTTTGGTACCTATGAGGATGCCATGCTGCAAAGCCATACCAGTTTATTTCACTCGCGTATGTCGTTCATTATGAATGTTAAAATGCTGTCGCCTGCCGAGGTGGTTGGAACGGTGTTGAGGTACTACGAAAAGCATAAAACTGAAATTGCTTTGGCCCAGGTAGAAGGTTATGTAAGGCAAATTATTGGCTGGCGCGAATTTATGCGCGGCGTTTACTGGGCACAAATGCCCGGGTATGAACAAAAAAACTTTTTTGAACATCAAACACACATACCCCATTGGTTTTGGGATGCCAATACTAAAATGAATTGCCTCAGTAAGTGTATAGGCCAATCGCTCGATCATGCCTGGGCGCACCATATACAACGCTTAATGGTTATAGGCAACTTTGGGCTGCTGGCCGGTATTCATCCCGATGATATGGATGCCTGGTATTTAGGTGTTTACATTGATGCCATACAATGGGTTGAAATTACCAATACCCGCGGTATGAGCCAGTTTGCCGATGGGGGCATCATAGCCTCAAAACCTTACGTGGCATCGGCGGCATACATTAACAAAATGAGCGATTATTGCAAAAACTGCCATTACGATTATAAAAAGAAACACGGTGACCGTGCCTGCCCTTACAACAGCCTGTACTGGAACTTTTTTGACCGAAATGCCAATAAATTGCAAAAGAACCCGCGAATAGGAATGGCTTATGTTACACTTAATAAAATGAAACCTGATGAAAGAGAAAAAATTATGCAGCAGGCAGAGGTTTATTTAAATGATATGAACAATTTATAA